TTTCCATGTTTGTTCGTGAATTCTTCTTAAGTCGATCGAAAACCTGGTTGCAATTCGCAACAATAGAATTGTTAAGTTTTCTATCGATTCGTTCGTACAGTGAGACCGCAGCAGCGATCGCGATACAAAGCAGAACTGCGTGAACCAGCGTTCCCGTCGGCAAGTAGTTGATTGGGTTGTCGAATCGATTTGGGTCAAAAGAACCGTCTATCTTTGTGTGAAACTTGTACCGCCAAAGAATTGAAATGGTCAGCACATATACTAATGCGACTGCTGCAATCTGCACCGTTGCTGGAATTGCAGATAACCAATCCCACATGGAACCTAACCACATCGCGCCTTTGCCAACAGCGAAGAGACTGATACCAATTGCTACAGCAACAAACGGAATGAACCACAAAGACTCTTTTAACGGAAGCGATGAGCTAAAAGCTCGAGGCATTTCTAGAATCGCAAAGAAAGCGGCACGAATGGATTCTTTGTAAAGCCAAACCCATGCCAGTGCTGCTAAAATGGCTATCGACAACCCAGCGTACGCTGCGAACGGTGCTGTGAGTAGCTGATTCACTAAGTAGCTCCTAAGGGTATCAATTCAAGTCGATGACATATTCTGACCTGCCCTGCAGGAGCATGTCTCCTTCACGCGTCCTCAAAAAGACGCTCGCCACCGCGGCGGGAACGGAAAGCAAGAACGTGCTCCCATCGGCCATCTCGAGACTTTCGGAATTAACCCGATAAACTCCTGACGGCATTCGATTCGCCCTTATTGATTCGATGAACGCAACCTCGTCTGGCCCTATTTGGAAGCGAATCGCATCTTCTGCAAGCAAGACAACCTGCTTTAGCGATGCCCGCAAATCATCGTCGGACATCCCTTTGAGTTGTGTGAAATCCCAATCCACTCGCATCAAAACGTATTTCTCTTGATACGAATCTTCACTTTCTGAAAATATCGAAAAAACAACGACCAGCATTGTTAGCGATCCAAACAGACCGAAAACAAGATCTTGGAGACTTAGTAAAAAAGCAGATCTCGACACGGCCGCTCGTTCCTCAAAAATCCAGAAAAATGATTGTCCAACATTCGGCTATCTTGAGCTTCGAAGGGCTCAACTTGCACTTCCGCGGATGCAATTGGCCCACTCTGGAATTACAATGTCGCTTTTTAGCATGTTCCCATCGAGATTTCCATCATGTCATTGCTCGGACTGCAGCTATTTGATCAACTCCACAGCTTGTGCAACGAAGCGTCTCTAAGCTGCGACAAGAGTTCCTCCAGGGTAGATCCTTCGGAAATGGATTTCCAATGGCTACTGGAGACCGCGAGCGATGCTAAAGACAGCGTTTTGGGGAAGTTGAAAGACACCGACCACGGCCCTGGTGTGATTCTCCAGCTGAAGGCCTCATGGTGCGAACGTTACGCAAACCACCTTAAACCTCTGAGCTTTAAGACTAAGAATCCGTCGGGACTGCTCGCCCCATTTGAAGCAATTCGTCAAGCAAGCAGCAAGCAGTTGGGAAAGCTAGGTATAGAACAGGGAGATTCTTCCGAGTTCAAAATCAAGGACCATACGAAGTTCAAAACGTTCCGCATCAGGTGGATCCAAAACTTCTTCAAGTTTGATTCGAATTGCTACACGTTCGTATGTCAGATGGGAGGACCGATCAAGTTCGAACACATTGCATCGGCAAATGTCTGGGTTTCGGGACCGATCATAAAGCAACATGGAATCGACCCGAAACCCATCTTCGATACGGATGATAATGTCACACATTGGTGGAGGCTAGCATACGAAATACTTCAGCAGAAGTCGTCCAACCGCTCTGCTCCTGATGAAGAAGAGACCGATAGTTCGATCAATCTTCTGACTGAACCAGAACATGAAATTCTTACACTAGAACCAATTCTTGAGTACGACATTGAAGGATATCAGGCACACTACAGAAGAAACGACCAGTCTTTTGAGCATGGAAAGGCAGTTGGGAAGTTGGAAGTTCTTGAGCGGCTATATGAAGACTTGCTTTCCGGGCGGATTCGTTCAGCAGCTACTGAGACAGTGTCGTACAATGCGCCGGCACTTATTCCTGAAAAAACCGACGATAGCAACATAAGGCGCATGCAAATTGCAGTCGAAAACAGTCTCGGCTTAACGATACGCGGTCCAGAAGACGCAAAAAGTAAGCTCACTATAAAACGCCTAGAAAGGGAATCAAATAAGACTCTTGAATCGCTTTGCAAGAATTTAGGAATTGAATTGAAGGAACGCGCAAAAAAATCATCTATGGCTGCAAGTATTCGGAATTTCATCGAACGCCTTTAAGGCCTTTCTTAAAACCTGCATTTTACCTGATCCTACAGTATCCTCGAAAAGATTGTATGTGTGATTTCGAGGAGGGATCGAATGGTTCGACGACATTGCTTGACGGACGATCAATGGGAACTGGTGGCAGACTTAGTTGAGGTGGAGCGGAAAGAAACCGGTCGTCCATTAAAAGACCGACGCATCATTCTCAACGGCATTTTCTGGATACTTCGCACAGATGCTGCTTGGCGTGATTTGCCCGACCGCTTCGGGAAATGGCAAACCGTTTATGACCATTTCAACATTTGAAGCAAGGATGGAACGTTCGACGCAATCCTCAGGCGACTCCAGAAGGCGACCGTTTATGCCGAAGAGTTGGATGAAGAACTTTGGTGCGTTGACGGCACAATTGTTTGAGCCGCCCGCTGTGCCGCAGGGGCGGAAAAAAAGGGGATCTGATTCAAACGCTAGCGCGGAAGCTTTGGGACGTTGTCGTGGGCGTGGGATGCCCCCGAAACTTGGTCCAGGGTTATGACGGTAGGGATTGGTTTGAACCGCTCCCATTTTCTGATTCACCAGTCATAAGAGAATCAGGTCTTCATCTGGCCAGGCTAGCCTGGCCAGATGAAGCGAATTCTTTGGGGGCCAGGTTGCCCAAAGCGCTGTGAGGTCGATGTTCGTTGTAATCCTGTCGCCAGGATTCTATCTTCTCCTTGGCATCATCCAAAGACAAGAACCAGTTTTCATTCAGGCATTCAGTGCGAACGCTTCCGTTGAATGATTCAATAAACGCATTATCCGTTGGTTTTCCTGGGCGGCTGAAGTCAAGCACCACGCCGTTTTCATAGGCCCAGCGGTCCACCGCCTTCGAAGTGAATTCAGTTCCATTGTCGACTCGAATCGATTTGGGAAGAGCGCGAGTCCTTCGCAGCTGCTCAAGAGCCTCCACAACATCGCCGGCCGGGAATCGCTGACGAACCACTATCGCGAGACTCTCACGAGTAAAGAGATCCGCTATCGTCATGAGTCGGATTCGACGTCCGTCAAAGAGCTCGTCGTACATGAAGTCCATCGCCCAACAGTCGTTGATGCAAGTCGCTTCGGGCCGATCGACCCGTGTCCGACAAGCAACACGCCGTCGCGGCGTCCTGAGACGCAAGCTCAATTTTTCCTCTCTGTAGAGCCGATAAACACGCTTCGCATTCACCTGCCAACCTTCTCGGCGAAGCAGGATGTGAAGCCGACGATAAGCGTAGTGCACACGCGTCGCAGCAAGCTCTTTCAATCTCATCCTTAGGGCTGCCTGCTCGTCTTTGACGGACGGGTAGCGACAGGTCGAAATAGCCAATCGAAGGACGCGACAAGCGCGACGTTGACTGACATCGTATGCGACCCGAACCCGCTCAACTTCCTTCCTCAAACGGGCAGGCTTTAGAGCTTTTTTGACAGGACATCCTGAAGAATCTGTTTGTCGAGACTGAGATCGGCGACGAGTGCCTTGAGACGCTTGTTTTCGTCTTCAAGCTCTCTCAGCCGACGTACTTCGGCAACGCCTAGACCGTCAAACTTCTTCTTCCATCGATAAAACGTCGGTTCACTGACTCCCCTCTTTCGGCAGATCTCCGCAACAGGCGTTCCCGTCTCGGCCTGTTTGAGCGCAAAGGCAATCAGTTCGTTCGTAAATCGAGACTTCTTCATGGCCATCTTCTCCTTGGAATGACGGCCAGATTCTATCCGATTTCTCTCATTTCAAATGAATCAG
This is a stretch of genomic DNA from Stieleria sp. JC731. It encodes these proteins:
- a CDS encoding IS3 family transposase (programmed frameshift) gives rise to the protein MKKSRFTNELIAFALKQAETGTPVAEICRKRGVSEPTFYRWKKKFDGLGVAEVRRLRELEDENKRLKALVADLSLDKQILQDVLFKKALKPARLRKEVERVRVAYDVSQRRACRVLRLAISTCRYPSVKDEQAALRMRLKELAATRVHYAYRRLHILLRREGWQVNAKRVYRLYREEKLSLRLRTPRRRVACRTRVDRPEATCINDCWAMDFMYDELFDGRRIRLMTIADLFTRESLAIVVRQRFPAGDVVEALEQLRRTRALPKSIRVDNGTEFTSKAVDRWAYENGVVLDFSRPGKPTDNAFIESFNGSVRTECLNENWFLSLDDAKEKIESWRQDYNEHRPHSALGNLAPKEFASSGQASLAR
- a CDS encoding transposase, with the translated sequence MTDDQWELVADLVEVERKETGRPLKDRRIILNGIFWILRTDAAWRDLPDRFGKWQTVYDHFNI